A region from the Coffea eugenioides isolate CCC68of chromosome 9, Ceug_1.0, whole genome shotgun sequence genome encodes:
- the LOC113782100 gene encoding heparanase-like protein 3, with protein sequence MGRRIRSDGSAVGAWDSSNVEAFIRYTVEKGYNIYGWELGNELCGGGVGTRVAPDQHASDTIVLHNKVQEIYKDVANKPIVLAPGGFFDVNWFTDFLRRTNNAVDLLTQAFAFLGFLPELETKMATREKQLVRENGRFVV encoded by the exons ATGGGGAGGAGAATAAGGTCCGATGGTTCAGCAGTTGGAGCTTGGGATTCCTCAAATGTTGAAGCTTTTATTCGTTACACTGTTGAAAAGGGCTACAACATATATGGTTGGGAACTTG GGAATGAACTTTGCGGCGGTGGAGTTGGGACAAGAGTTGCACCTGATCAGCATGCTTCTGATACAATTGTACTACACAACAAAGTGCAAGAAATCTACAAGGATGTAGCAAACAAGCCAATTGTTTTAGCGCCGGGAGGATTCTTTGATGTCAACTGGTTTACAGATTTTTTGCGTAGGACCAACAATGCTGTAGATTT GTTAACCCAAGCTTTCGCCTTTCTTGGATTTCTTCCGGAGCtggaaacaaaaatggccaCCCGTGAAAAACAACTGGTAAGGGAAAACGGAAGATTTGTTGTATGA